Proteins from a single region of Streptococcus mitis:
- the pyk gene encoding pyruvate kinase yields MNKRVKIVATLGPAVEIRGGKKFGDDGYWGEKLDVEASAKNIAKLIEAGANTFRFNFSHGDHQEQGDRMATVKLAEKLAGKKVGFLLDTKGPEIRTELFEGDAKEYSYTTGEKIRVATKQGIKSTREVIALNVAGALDIYDDVEVGRQVLVDDGKLGLRVVAKDDATREFEVEVENDGVIAKQKGVNIPNTKIPFPALAERDNDDIRFGLEQGINFIAISFVRTAKDVNEVRAICKETGNGHVQLFAKIENQQGIDNLDEIIEAADGIMIARGDMGIEVPFEMVPVYQKMIIKKVNAAGKVVITATNMLETMTEKPRATRSEVSDVFNAVIDGTDATMLSGESANGKYPLESVTTMATIDKNAQTLLNEYGRLNSDSFERNSKTEVMASAVKDATNSMDIKLVVTLTKTGHTARLISKYRPNADILALTFDELTERGLMLNWGVIPMLTDAPSSTDDMFEIAERKAVEAGLVQSGDDIVIVAGVPVGEAVRTNTMRIRTVR; encoded by the coding sequence ATGAATAAACGTGTAAAAATCGTTGCAACTTTGGGACCTGCGGTAGAAATCCGTGGTGGTAAAAAATTTGGTGATGACGGATACTGGGGTGAAAAACTTGATGTTGAAGCTTCAGCTAAAAACATTGCTAAATTGATTGAAGCTGGTGCTAACACATTCCGTTTCAACTTCTCACACGGTGACCACCAAGAACAAGGTGACCGTATGGCAACTGTTAAACTTGCAGAAAAACTTGCAGGTAAAAAAGTTGGTTTCCTTCTTGATACAAAAGGACCAGAAATCCGTACTGAATTGTTTGAAGGAGATGCAAAAGAGTACTCTTACACAACTGGTGAAAAAATCCGTGTTGCGACTAAACAAGGAATCAAATCAACTCGTGAAGTGATTGCATTGAACGTTGCTGGCGCTCTTGATATCTATGATGATGTTGAAGTTGGTCGTCAAGTTTTGGTTGACGATGGTAAACTTGGTCTTCGTGTGGTTGCTAAAGATGATGCAACTCGTGAATTTGAAGTTGAAGTTGAAAACGATGGCGTAATTGCTAAACAAAAAGGTGTTAACATCCCTAACACTAAAATTCCTTTCCCAGCTCTTGCTGAACGTGATAACGACGATATCCGCTTTGGTCTTGAACAAGGAATTAACTTCATCGCGATTTCATTCGTACGTACTGCAAAAGACGTGAACGAAGTTCGTGCAATCTGTAAAGAAACTGGAAACGGACACGTTCAATTGTTCGCTAAAATCGAAAACCAACAAGGTATCGATAACTTGGATGAAATCATCGAAGCTGCTGATGGTATCATGATTGCTCGTGGTGACATGGGTATTGAAGTACCATTCGAAATGGTTCCAGTTTACCAAAAAATGATCATCAAGAAAGTTAATGCTGCAGGTAAAGTTGTTATCACTGCAACAAACATGCTTGAAACAATGACTGAAAAACCACGTGCAACTCGTTCAGAAGTATCAGACGTATTTAACGCTGTTATCGACGGAACTGACGCTACAATGCTTTCAGGTGAGTCTGCAAACGGTAAATACCCACTTGAGTCAGTAACTACAATGGCTACAATTGACAAGAACGCTCAAACTCTTCTTAACGAATACGGACGTCTGAACTCAGATTCATTCGAACGTAACTCTAAGACAGAAGTAATGGCTTCAGCTGTTAAAGATGCTACTAACTCAATGGACATTAAATTGGTTGTAACTCTTACTAAGACAGGTCATACTGCACGTTTGATTTCTAAATACCGTCCAAATGCTGACATCTTGGCATTGACATTCGACGAATTGACAGAACGTGGATTGATGTTGAACTGGGGTGTTATCCCAATGTTGACAGATGCTCCATCATCAACTGACGATATGTTCGAAATCGCTGAACGTAAAGCAGTTGAAGCAGGTCTTGTACAATCTGGTGACGATATCGTTATCGTAGCTGGTGTACCAGTTGGAGAAGCTGTTCGTACAAACACAATGCGTATCCGTACAGTACGTTAA
- a CDS encoding UDP-N-acetylglucosamine 1-carboxyvinyltransferase has translation MRKIVINGGLPLQGEITISGAKNSVVALIPAIILADDVVTLDCVPDISDVASLVEIMELMGATVKRYDDVLEIDPRGVQNIPMPYGKINSLRASYYFYGSLLGRFGEATVGLPGGCDLGPRPIDLHLKAFEAMGATVSYEGDNMKLSAKDVGLHGASIYMDTVSVGATINTMIAAVKANGRTIIENAAREPEIIDVATLLNNMGAHIRGAGTNIIIIDGVDRLHGTRHQVIPDRIEAGTYISLAAAVGKGIRINNVLYEHLEGFIAKLEEMGVRMTVSEDSIFVEEQSNLKAINIKTAPYPGFATDLQQPITPLLLTAEGRGTIIDTIYEKRVNHVFELAKMDADITTTNDHILYTGGRSLRGANVKATDLRAGAALVIAGLMAEGKTEITNIEFILRGYSDIIEKLRNLGADISLVEE, from the coding sequence ATGAGAAAAATTGTTATCAATGGTGGCTTGCCCCTGCAAGGTGAGATTACCATTAGTGGTGCAAAAAATAGTGTTGTAGCTTTGATTCCAGCTATTATCTTGGCAGATGATGTTGTGACTTTGGATTGTGTTCCAGATATTTCGGATGTGGCAAGTCTTGTCGAAATTATGGAATTGATGGGCGCTACCGTTAAGCGTTATGACGATGTGTTAGAGATTGATCCAAGAGGTGTTCAAAATATTCCAATGCCTTATGGGAAAATCAATAGTCTTCGTGCATCTTATTATTTTTATGGAAGTCTTTTAGGTCGCTTTGGGGAAGCTACAGTTGGTTTACCTGGAGGATGTGATTTGGGACCACGTCCTATTGACTTACATCTTAAGGCTTTTGAAGCAATGGGAGCTACTGTTAGCTACGAGGGAGATAATATGAAGTTATCTGCTAAAGATGTGGGACTTCATGGTGCAAGTATTTACATGGATACGGTTAGTGTAGGTGCGACGATTAATACAATGATTGCTGCGGTTAAAGCAAATGGTCGTACTATTATTGAAAATGCAGCCCGAGAACCTGAGATTATTGATGTTGCCACTCTCTTGAATAATATGGGTGCCCATATCCGTGGTGCAGGAACCAATATCATCATTATTGATGGTGTTGACAGATTACATGGAACGCGTCATCAGGTGATTCCAGACCGTATTGAAGCGGGAACATATATTTCCTTAGCTGCTGCAGTCGGTAAGGGAATTCGTATCAATAATGTATTATACGAACACTTAGAAGGATTCATCGCTAAGTTGGAAGAAATGGGAGTTCGAATGACTGTATCGGAGGACAGTATTTTTGTCGAGGAACAGTCTAATTTGAAAGCAATCAATATTAAGACAGCTCCTTATCCAGGTTTTGCTACTGACTTACAGCAACCAATTACTCCTCTCTTGTTAACAGCAGAAGGGCGTGGTACCATTATTGATACCATTTATGAAAAACGTGTAAACCATGTTTTTGAACTAGCAAAGATGGACGCGGATATTACGACTACAAACGACCATATTTTATATACTGGTGGCCGTAGTTTACGTGGTGCAAATGTAAAAGCTACTGACCTTAGAGCTGGGGCCGCACTTGTCATTGCTGGTTTAATGGCTGAAGGTAAAACTGAAATTACAAATATTGAGTTCATCTTACGTGGTTATTCAGATATTATTGAAAAACTACGTAATCTAGGAGCAGATATTTCATTAGTTGAAGAATAA
- the pfkA gene encoding 6-phosphofructokinase, with the protein MKRIAVLTSGGDAPGMNAAIRAVVRQAISEGMEVFGIYDGYAGMVAGEIHPLDAASVGDIISRGGTFLHSARYPEFAQLEGQLKGIEQLKKHGIEGVVVIGGDGSYHGAMRLTEHGFPAIGLPGTIDNDIVGTDFTIGFDTAVTTAMDAIDKIRDTSSSHRRTFVIEVMGRNAGDIALWAGIATGADEIIIPEEGFKIEDIVESIKCGYECGKKHNIIVLAEGVMSAAEFGQKLKEAGDTSDLRVTELGHIQRGGSPTARDRVLASRMGAHAVKLLKEGIGGVAVGIRNEKMVENPILGTAEEGALFSLTADGKIVVNNPHKADLELSSLNKSLS; encoded by the coding sequence ATGAAACGTATTGCTGTTTTGACTAGTGGTGGAGACGCCCCTGGTATGAACGCTGCCATCCGTGCAGTTGTTCGTCAAGCAATTTCAGAAGGAATGGAAGTATTTGGTATCTATGATGGATATGCTGGTATGGTTGCTGGTGAAATTCATCCCCTAGATGCGGCTTCAGTAGGAGACATCATTTCTCGTGGTGGTACTTTCCTTCACTCAGCTCGCTACCCAGAGTTCGCTCAACTTGAAGGGCAACTTAAAGGGATTGAGCAATTGAAAAAACACGGGATTGAAGGTGTAGTTGTTATCGGTGGTGACGGATCTTACCACGGTGCTATGCGTTTGACTGAGCATGGCTTCCCAGCTATCGGTCTTCCAGGTACAATCGATAACGATATCGTTGGTACTGACTTTACAATCGGTTTTGACACAGCGGTTACGACTGCTATGGACGCTATCGATAAGATTCGTGATACGTCATCAAGTCACCGTCGTACTTTTGTTATCGAAGTTATGGGACGTAACGCTGGTGATATCGCTCTTTGGGCTGGTATTGCAACTGGTGCTGATGAAATCATCATTCCTGAAGAAGGATTCAAGATTGAAGATATCGTTGAAAGCATTAAATGTGGTTATGAGTGTGGTAAAAAACACAACATCATCGTCTTGGCAGAAGGTGTGATGTCTGCAGCTGAATTTGGTCAAAAACTAAAAGAAGCTGGGGATACAAGCGACCTTCGTGTGACAGAACTTGGACATATTCAACGTGGTGGTTCTCCAACTGCGCGTGACCGTGTTTTGGCATCACGTATGGGTGCACATGCTGTTAAACTTCTTAAAGAAGGTATCGGTGGTGTTGCGGTTGGTATCCGTAACGAGAAAATGGTTGAAAACCCAATTCTTGGAACTGCAGAAGAAGGAGCATTGTTTAGCCTTACTGCAGATGGTAAGATTGTGGTTAACAACCCACACAAGGCTGACCTTGAGCTATCTAGCTTGAATAAGAGCTTGTCATAA